AGCAGGTCACCCGCGCCCATACCGCGCCGAATCCGGTCGAATCCGCCGACGACCTGATGCGGCGCAGCCTTGCCTTGCTTGAGCCTTTGTTCCCGCCCAAAAAGGGCGTGCGGCTGCTTGGCGTCACCGTTTCCGCTTTCGCGGACCGCCCGCCCTCGCGCCAACTCGGCTTCGCCTTTTCGTCGGGCGACGATTGACGCCCTTAGCGGGACAATCCCTTATCCTTGAGTTCGTTGAGGTAGCTTTGCCAGATGATTTCTTGTCTGGCTCCGAGGTCGTAGAGATAGTCCCAGGTGTAGATGCCGGTTGAGTGCGTGTCGTCGAATTCCAGTTTTGCGGCGTAATTGCCGACCGGCTCGATCGCGGTGATCGCGACGTCGCGTTTGCCCGCGACGGTCTTGCGCTCTTCGGGCGAATGGCCCTGGACTTCGGCGCTGGGGCTTTCGACCCGCAGCAGTTCGGCGGGAAGGGCGAAGGCTTCGCCGTTCTCGAAGGTCACTTTCAACGTCCTGCCCTTGTCGGCGAGCTTCAATTCGCTCGGCCATTTCGCGTCGCTCATGTTCGTCCTCCCTGATCGCGCCGGCTGTCCGCGCCCGGCTCACTTTGCGTCCGCCACCCTCCCCGCGAGGGGGAGGAATTTGACAGATAGGGCCTAACCGGCTGATTCACAGCTCTGTTATCGGGTTTTGAGAAAAATTCCAATTTTGCCGGGCAAGTCCGTTTTCATATTCATAATCCATGTTATGATGCGCCAAAATCACAAAAATGCGGCCCGGGGAACCAACTCCCGGCGGGAGAGATTTGCGAAGCTCACGCGAGAACCAACGATCGGCGCCGCACTTGCGCGGCGCCCGTATCTGGAGGACATCGATGTCACAGGAAGAATCCAAAGCCCATCATCCCACGCCGATGCTCGACGAGCTTGAGAGCGGTCCGTGGCCGAGCTTCGTGTCGGGGCTGAAGCGTCTGCGCGACAACGCCGACGCGCAATATGCGCCGATGATGAACGACCTGCTCGGCCAGCTCGAACATTCCTATGAGGAGCGGCTCGGCTTCTGGAAGGGCGGCACGGTTTCGGTGTTCGGCTATGGCGGCGGCGTCATTCCACGCTTTTCAGAAGTCGCCGACAAATATCCGGCTTCGAAAGAATTCCACACCCTGCGCGTCCAGCCCCCGGCCGGCATGCATTACGACACCAATGTCCTGCGCCAGCTCTGCGACATCTGGGAGAAGCACGGCTCGGGCCTGATCGCCTTCCACGGCCAGTCGGGCGACATCATGTTCCAGGGCTGTTCGAGCGAGAACGTCCAGCCGGCCTTCGACGAATTGAACGAGATCGGCTTCGACCTCGGCGGCGCCGGCCCGGCGCTGCGCACCTCGATGAGCTGCGTCGGCCACGCCCGCTGCGAGATGTCCTGCTATGACGAGGTCAAGGCGCATCGCTCGGTGATCAACGAGTTTCTGGACGAGATGCATCGTCCGGCGCTGCCCTACAAGTTCAAGTTCAAGTTCTCGGGCTGCGGCAATGATTGCGTCAACGCCATCCATCGCGCCGATTTCGCGGTGATCGGCACCTGGCGCGACGACATGAAGGTCAATCAGGACGAGGTGAAGGCCTATGTCGGCCGGGTCGGGCGCAAATATGCGATCGACCATGTCATCGCCATGTGTCCGACCCGCGCGCTGTCGCTCAACGACGACGACACGCTCGATGTCGACAACAAGAGCTGCGTGCGCTGCATGCACTGCCTGAACGTGATGAACAAGGCGCTGGCGCCGGGCGACGACAAGGGCGCCTCGATCCTGGTCGGCGGCAAGCGCGCGCTCAAGGTCGGCGACCTGATGGGCACGATGCTCATTCCCTTCGTCAAGCTCGAGAGCGACGAGGATTACGAGAATCTGGTGGCGCTGGCCCGCCGGATGCTGGACTTCTTCGCCGACAACGCGCTGGAGCACGAGCGCATCGGCGAGACCATCGACCGCATCGGCCTGCCGATGTTCCTCGAGGCGATGGAGATCGAGCCGGACCCGAACATGGTCAATCATCCGCGCACGTCCTGCTATGTGCGCACCGACGACTTCACCGACGAGGCGGAGAAATATTTCGAGCGCAAGGCCCGCGAAGCCGGCCTCGACGTCGCCGCCGACTGAGACCAGCGCAACGCCAATCAGGCCCCGCCCGCATGGCGGGGCCTTTGCGCTTTTTGGCGCGCGGCTCCCTCCGCCTTGCGGGGAGGGTCAGTCGGCGCGGCGGAGGCTGGACAAGCGCTCGGAACAATCACACATTTTGGAAACGCCGACGCGCTCGGGGCGAAGCGCGCGAAAAGGGTTAAGTTCATGTTCAACAACGACGACATTCTTGCGGCTTTGAACAATGTTGCGGGGCCGGACGGCAAGACGCCGCTGCCGCAGTCCGGCGCGATCTCGGGCGTCAGCATCCGCGAGGGCAAGGTTTTCCTGTCGATTTCGGTGACGCCGGAGCAGGCTCCCCATTGCGAGCCGATGCGGCTGGCCGCGGAAGAGGCGCTCAAGGCTTTGCCCGGCGCCAAGGGCGCGCTGGCGGTGCTGACCTCGGAGCGCGCGCCGCAAAGCGCGCCGCAGGCCGCGCCGCAAAATGCGCCCAGAGGCGGCCATGGCCACGCGCCGCGCGGCGCGAGCCAAGGCTCGGGCGTCGAGGGAATCAAGAAGATCGTCGCGGTGGCCTCGGGCAAGGGCGGCGTCGGCAAGTCCACGACCTCGGCCAATCTGGCGATCGGCCTCGCCCGGCTCGGCTT
This genomic interval from Candidatus Rhodoblastus alkanivorans contains the following:
- the dsrA gene encoding dissimilatory-type sulfite reductase subunit alpha — protein: MSQEESKAHHPTPMLDELESGPWPSFVSGLKRLRDNADAQYAPMMNDLLGQLEHSYEERLGFWKGGTVSVFGYGGGVIPRFSEVADKYPASKEFHTLRVQPPAGMHYDTNVLRQLCDIWEKHGSGLIAFHGQSGDIMFQGCSSENVQPAFDELNEIGFDLGGAGPALRTSMSCVGHARCEMSCYDEVKAHRSVINEFLDEMHRPALPYKFKFKFSGCGNDCVNAIHRADFAVIGTWRDDMKVNQDEVKAYVGRVGRKYAIDHVIAMCPTRALSLNDDDTLDVDNKSCVRCMHCLNVMNKALAPGDDKGASILVGGKRALKVGDLMGTMLIPFVKLESDEDYENLVALARRMLDFFADNALEHERIGETIDRIGLPMFLEAMEIEPDPNMVNHPRTSCYVRTDDFTDEAEKYFERKAREAGLDVAAD
- a CDS encoding gamma-butyrobetaine hydroxylase-like domain-containing protein, whose product is MSDAKWPSELKLADKGRTLKVTFENGEAFALPAELLRVESPSAEVQGHSPEERKTVAGKRDVAITAIEPVGNYAAKLEFDDTHSTGIYTWDYLYDLGARQEIIWQSYLNELKDKGLSR